Proteins encoded by one window of Arabidopsis thaliana chromosome 2, partial sequence:
- the ERO2 gene encoding endoplasmic reticulum oxidoreductins 2 (endoplasmic reticulum oxidoreductins 2 (ERO2); FUNCTIONS IN: FAD binding, oxidoreductase activity, acting on sulfur group of donors, disulfide as acceptor; INVOLVED IN: oxidation reduction, protein thiol-disulfide exchange; LOCATED IN: endoplasmic reticulum; EXPRESSED IN: 16 plant structures; EXPRESSED DURING: 7 growth stages; CONTAINS InterPro DOMAIN/s: Endoplasmic reticulum oxidoreductin 1 (InterPro:IPR007266); BEST Arabidopsis thaliana protein match is: endoplasmic reticulum oxidoreductins 1 (TAIR:AT1G72280.1).): MAETDVGSVKGKEKGSGKRWILLIGAIAAVLLAVVVAVFLNTQNSSISEFTGKICNCRQAEQQKYIGIVEDCCCDYETVNRLNTEVLNPLLQDLVKTPFYRYFKVKLWCDCPFWPDDGMCRLRDCSVCECPESEFPEVFKKPLSQYNPVCQEGKPQATVDRTLDTRAFRGWTVTDNPWTSDDETDNDEMTYVNLRLNPERYTGYIGPSARRIWEAIYSENCPKHTSEGSCQEEKILYKLVSGLHSSISVHIASDYLLDEATNLWGQNLTLLYDRVLRYPDRVQNLYFTFLFVLRAVTKAEDYLGEAEYETGNVIEDLKTKSLVKQVVSDPKTKAACPVPFDEAKLWKGQRGPELKQQLEKQFRNISAIMDCVGCEKCRLWGKLQILGLGTALKILFTVNGEDNLRHNLELQRNEVIALMNLLHRLSESVKYVHDMSPAAERIAGGHASSGNSFWQRIVTSIAQSKVPSEVNIEWVEKRE, encoded by the exons ATGGCGGAGACGGACGTCGGAAGTGTGAAGGGGAAGGAGAAAGGATCGGGAAAGCGCTGGATTTTGCTGATCGGAGCTATAGCTGCCGTTCTGTTAGCCGTCGTGGTCGCTGTGTTTTTGAATACTCAGAATTCGTCGATTTCTGAATTTACCGGAAAAATATGCAATTGCCGTCAG gCTGAGCAGCAGAAGTACATTGGGATAGTTGAAGATTGTTGTTGTGATTATGAAACTGTGAATCGGCTAAACACGGAAGTGTTGAATCCATTGCTTCAGGACCTTGTTAAGACACCATTTTACAGATATTTCAAG GTTAAACTGTGGTGTGATTGCCCGTTTTGGCCTGATGATGGCATGTGCCGGTTAAGAGACTGCAGTGTTTGTGAATGTCCTGAAAGCGAGTTCCCTGAAGTATTTAAGAAGCCATTAAGTCAATACAATCCTGTTTGTCAAGAGGGGAAACCGCAAGCTACTGTTGATCGTACCTTGGATACTAGAGCTTTTAGGGGTTGGACAGTCACAGACAATCCCTGGACCAGTGATGATGAAACTGACAATG ATGAAATGACATATGTTAATCTTCGGCTTAATCCTGAACGGTACACTGGCTATATTGGCCCATCAGCTAGAAGGATATGGGAAGCTATATACTCTGAGAACTGTCCCAAAC ATACATCTGAAGGATCTTGCcaagaagagaagatcttGTACAAATTGGTTTCTGGTCTTCACTCATCCATTTCAGTTCATATCGCTTCAGATTATTTACTTGATGAAGCTACAAACTTG tGGGGTCAAAACCTGACGTTGTTGTATGATCGTGTGTTAAGATACCCAGACCGCGTTCAGAACCTATACTTCACATTTTTGTTCGTTCTTAGAGCAGTAACAAAG GCAGAAGATTACTTGGGAGAGGCTGAATATGAGACTGGTAATGTGATTGAGGACTTGAAGACCAAATCTCTGGTGAAGCAAGTAGTTAGTGACCCCAAAACTAAAGCAGCTTGTCCAGTACCATTTGATGAAGCAAAGCTCTGGAAAGGCCAACGTGGACCAGAACTGAAGCAacaattagaaaaacaattcagAAACATAAG TGCAATAATGGACTGTGTAGGCTGTGAGAAATGCCGTCTATGGGGAAAGCTTCAGATTCTCGGTCTCGGTACTGCATTGAAAATTCTATTCACTGTCAATGGTGAAGACAATTTGCGTCATAAT ctCGAATTGCAAAGGAACGAAGTGATTGCGCTGATGAATCTTCTCCACCGATTATCTGAATCCGTGAAGTATGTTCATGACATGAGTCCTGCGGCCGAGAGAATCGCAGGTGGACATGCCTCTTCAGGGAACAGCTTTTGGCAAAGAATAGTGACATCTATAGCGCAATCAAAAG TCCCTTCTGAAGTAAACATAGAATGGGTGGAAAAACGTGAATGA
- a CDS encoding Transcription factor jumonji (jmj) family protein / zinc finger (C5HC2 type) family protein (Transcription factor jumonji (jmj) family protein / zinc finger (C5HC2 type) family protein; FUNCTIONS IN: sequence-specific DNA binding transcription factor activity; INVOLVED IN: regulation of transcription; LOCATED IN: nucleus; EXPRESSED IN: 22 plant structures; EXPRESSED DURING: 13 growth stages; CONTAINS InterPro DOMAIN/s: Transcription factor jumonji/aspartyl beta-hydroxylase (InterPro:IPR003347), Zinc finger, C5HC2-type (InterPro:IPR004198), Transcription factor jumonji (InterPro:IPR013129), Transcription factor jumonji, JmjN (InterPro:IPR003349); BEST Arabidopsis thaliana protein match is: Transcription factor jumonji (jmj) family protein / zinc finger (C5HC2 type) family protein (TAIR:AT1G08620.2); Has 1894 Blast hits to 1417 proteins in 192 species: Archae - 0; Bacteria - 0; Metazoa - 1050; Fungi - 421; Plants - 287; Viruses - 0; Other Eukaryotes - 136 (source: NCBI BLink).) has protein sequence MGIEGVSTYLKSGNMDTISAPPGFVSQTSFVLRNVPRDKESPRSVSRQEQTTGFGTDDKDSCNMFLKSRPWIVHGHTIPSSEALRPKKTEVRRRRPLKVSETKVLEEAPVFNPTEEEFRDTLSYISSLRDRAEPYGICCVVPPPSWKPPCLLKEKQIWEASTFFPQVQLFGIQTENRKIKKEVDADSNDAASEGVQLCRVERGPGYTLKSFKNFADTYKKSHFGMKDEVLGSENSSPSLKPNELIVADIEKEYRQIVESPLIEIGVLYGNDLDTATFGSGFPLSAPSESSKYSSGWNLNSTAKLPGSLLSLEDCESVCVPRLSVGMCLSSQFWKSEKERLYSLCYLHVGAPRVWYSVAGCHRSKFKAAMKSFILEMSGEQPKKSHNPVMMMSPYQLSVEGIPVTRCVQHPGQYVIIFPGSYYSAFDCGFNCLEKANFAPLDWLPHGDIAVQVNQEMSKTSLISYDKLLFSAAREAVKCLKEYGLSKKNTACYTRWNDSCGTDGLFSNIIKSRIKLEKNRREFLISSLESQRMDKSYDAVNKRECCVCLGDLYLSAVNCSCSANRYSCLNHMRKLCACPCDRKSFLYRYTMDELNLLVEALEGKKLSSMFRWAGIDQKFCASPATTSSKPEEDKGKETDEVTPCNITRKDVAAGTKDQTRVKARSLADILNVKDGNNDAKETLESCSKKSNRPCDNDSSEANAPKKQKQ, from the exons ATGGGCATTGAAGGTGTATCAACGTATTTGAAATCTGGAAATATGGACACAATTTCTGCTCCGCCAGGTTTTGTATCTCAAACATCGTTTGTGCTGAGGAATGTACCCCGAGACAAAGAAAGTCCCAGGTCCGTGTCGAGACAAGAGCAGACAACTGGATTCGGCACAGATGATAAAGATAGTTGCAATATGTTTCTTAAAAGCCGACCGTGGATAGTGCATGGTCACACAATTCCCAGCTCAGAGGCCTTAAGGCCGAAAAAAACTGAG GTACGGAGAAGACGGCCCCTCAAAGTGTCTGAGACCAAAGTCCTTGAGGAAGCTCCTGTGTTCAACCCAACCGAAGAG GAATTCAGGGACACACTCTCATATATATCAAGCTTGCGTGACAGAGCTGAGCCGTATGGAATCTGTTGTGTTGTTCCTCCACCTTCATGGAAACCTCCATGTCTTCTCAAGGAGAAACAAATATGGGAGGCTTCTACATTTTTCCCTCAAGTTCAGCTCTTTGGAATTCAGACCGAGAACCGAAAGATTAAAAAGGAGGTTGATGCAGATAGTAATGATGCTGCATCTGAAGGGGTTCAGTTATGTAGAGTAGAACGTGGTCCTGGGTATACTTTGAAGTCCTTTAAAAACTTTGCAGATACATACAAGAAGAGTCATTTTGGCATGAAGGATGAGGTTTTGGGTTCAGAGAACTCATCTCCATCACTTAAACCAAATGAGCTAATTGTGGCAGACATTGAAAAAGAGTACAGACAAATTGTTGAGAGTCCACTTATTGAAATTGGG GTGCTTTATGGCAATGATTTAGACACTGCAACGTTTGGAAGTGGATTTCCCTTATCTGCACCATCTGAATCTAGCAAATATTCATCAGGTTGGAATCTGAACAGTACGGCTAAGCTTCCTGGTTCTCTTCTATCATTAGAAGACTGCGAATCAGTTTGTGTTCCTCGTCTAAGTGTAGGAATGTGCTTGTCTTCCCAGTTCTGG AAATCTGAGAAGGAGAGACTCTACTCTCTCTGCTATTTGCATGTGGGCGCTCCTAGAGTGTGGTATTCCGTAGCAGGATGTCATCGATCAAAGTTTAAGGCTGCCATGAAAAGCTTCATCCTTGAGATGTCAGGAGAACAGCCAAAGAAGAGTCATAATCCT gtgatgatgatgtctcCATATCAATTGAGCGTGGAGGGTATACCAGTGACCCGCTGTGTCCAGCACCCTGGCCAGTATGTTATTATATTTCCAGGGTCGTATTACTCTGCCTTTGACTGTGGCTTCAACTGTTTGGAGAAAGCAAACTTTGCTCCCCTTGATTGGTTGCCCCATGGGGATATTGCTGTTCAGGTGAATCAAGAGATGAGTAAAACGTCGCTGATATCGTATGATAAGCTATTATTTAGTGCTGCAAGGGAAGCTGTAAAATGTCTTAAGGAATATGGGTTGTCGAAGAAAAACACAGCATGTTACACGAGATGGAATGATTCTTGTGGGACGGATGGGTTGTTCTCCAACATAATCAAG TCACGGATCAAACTGGAGAAAAATAGACGTGAATTTCTTATCAGTTCACTAGAATCGCAAAGGATGGACAAGAGTTATGATGCTGTGAACAAAAGGGAATGCTGTGTATGTCTTGGGGATTTGTATCTTTCCGCGGTTAACTGTTCATGCTCTGCTAATCGTTACTCGTGTCTGAACCACATGAGGAAGCTCTGTGCATGTCCGTGTGACAGAAAGAGTTTTCTCTATAGGTACACTATGGATGAGTTGAATCTTCTCGTTGAAGCCCTGGAAGGTAAAAAGCTCAGCTCTATGTTCAGATGGGCAGGCATAGATCAAAAATTCTGTGCTTCTCCAGCCACCACAAGTTCAAAACCCGAAGAAGACAAAGGCAAGGAAACAGATGAGGTTACACCCTGTAATATCACGAGGAAAGATGTCGCAGCTGGAACTAAGGACCAGACAAGAGTGAAGGCGAGATCTTTGGCTGATATACTGAATGTTAAAGATGGAAACAATGATGCAAAGGAGACTTTAGAATCTTGTTCTAAGAAATCAAACAGGCCATGCGATAACGATTCCTCTGAGGCCAACGCgccaaagaaacagaagcagTGA
- the PHT1;4 gene encoding phosphate transporter 1;4 (phosphate transporter 1;4 (PHT1;4); FUNCTIONS IN: phosphate transmembrane transporter activity, carbohydrate transmembrane transporter activity, inorganic phosphate transmembrane transporter activity, sugar:hydrogen symporter activity; INVOLVED IN: transport, phosphate transport, transmembrane transport; LOCATED IN: nucleus, plasma membrane, vacuole, membrane; EXPRESSED IN: male gametophyte, cultured cell, pollen tube, leaf; EXPRESSED DURING: L mature pollen stage, M germinated pollen stage; CONTAINS InterPro DOMAIN/s: Major facilitator superfamily (InterPro:IPR020846), General substrate transporter (InterPro:IPR005828), Phosphate permease (InterPro:IPR004738), Major facilitator superfamily, general substrate transporter (InterPro:IPR016196); BEST Arabidopsis thaliana protein match is: phosphate transporter 1;7 (TAIR:AT3G54700.1); Has 27225 Blast hits to 27133 proteins in 2002 species: Archae - 605; Bacteria - 19470; Metazoa - 1461; Fungi - 3457; Plants - 1450; Viruses - 2; Other Eukaryotes - 780 (source: NCBI BLink).) produces the protein MAREQLQVLNALDVAKTQWYHFTAIIIAGMGFFTDAYDLFCISLVTKLLGRIYYHVEGAQKPGTLPPNVAAAVNGVAFCGTLAGQLFFGWLGDKLGRKKVYGMTLMVMVLCSIASGLSFGHEPKAVMATLCFFRFWLGFGIGGDYPLSATIMSEYANKKTRGAFVSAVFAMQGFGIMAGGIFAIIISSAFEAKFPSPAYADDALGSTIPQADLVWRIILMAGAIPAAMTYYSRSKMPETARYTALVAKDAKQAASDMSKVLQVEIEPEQQKLEEISKEKSKAFGLFSKEFMSRHGLHLLGTTSTWFLLDIAFYSQNLFQKDIFSAIGWIPPAQSMNAIQEVFKIARAQTLIALCSTVPGYWFTVAFIDVIGRFAIQMMGFFFMTVFMFALAIPYNHWTHKENRIGFVIMYSLTFFFANFGPNATTFVVPAEIFPARFRSTCHGISAASGKLGAMVGAFGFLYLAQNPDKDKTDAGYPPGIGVRNSLIVLGVVNFLGILFTFLVPESKGKSLEEMSGENEDNENSNNDSRTVPIV, from the coding sequence atggcaAGGGAACAATTACAAGTGTTGAATGCACTTGACGTGGCCAAGACGCAATGGTACCATTTCACGGCGATCATAATCGCCGGAATGGGATTCTTCACTGATGCTTACGATCTCTTTTGCATCTCTCTCGTAACGAAGCTCCTCGGTCGTATTTATTACCACGTGGAAGGCGCACAAAAGCCTGGGACTCTCCCTCCCAACGTCGCAGCCGCCGTCAATGGCGTTGCCTTCTGTGGGACTCTCGCCGGTCAGCTCTTTTTCGGGTGGCTTGGTGATAAGCTCGGGAGGAAGAAAGTTTACGGTATGACGTTGATGGTCATGGTCCTTTGTTCAATAGCCTCTGGTCTCTCTTTCGGACATGAGCCAAAAGCTGTGATGGCCACGCTCtgtttttttcggttttggCTTGGATTTGGCATCGGTGGTGACTACCCTTTATCCGCAACCATCATGTCTGAATATGCGAACAAGAAGACTCGCGGAGCCTTTGTCTCTGCGGTTTTTGCTATGCAAGGGTTCGGAATCATGGCTGGTGGTATTTTCGCTATTATAATTTCCTCTGCTTTTGAAGCTAAGTTTCCATCCCCGGCCTATGCGGATGATGCCTTGGGATCCACGATTCCTCAAGCTGATTTGGTATGGCGGATAATCCTGATGGCTGGTGCTATCCCTGCGGCTATGACGTATTACTCAAGGTCGAAGATGCCTGAGACCGCAAGGTACACGGCTTTGGTTGCTAAGGACGCAAAGCAGGCAGCTTCGGACATGTCTAAGGTTCTGCAAGTGGAGATAGAGCCAGAACAACAGAAATTGGAAGAGATCTCAAAGGAGAAGTCCAAGGCCTTTGGATTGTTCTCAAAGGAATTCATGAGTCGCCATGGGCTTCATTTGCTAGGCACTACATCGACATGGTTCCTTCTCGACATTGCTTTCTACAGTCAAAACCTTTTCCAAAAGGATATTTTCAGCGCGATCGGATGGATTCCTCCCGCGCAAAGCATGAACGCAATTCAAGAGGTTTTCAAGATTGCCCGTGCGCAAACGCTAATCGCCTTGTGTAGCACGGTACCTGGTTACTGGTTCACAGTTGCGTTCATCGACGTCATTGGAAGATTTGCGATTCAGATGATGGGTTTCTTTTTCATGACGGTCTTTATGTTTGCTCTGGCTATTCCTTACAACCACTGGACTCACAAGGAGAACCGAATCGGATTTGTTATCATGTACTCGTTAACATTCTTTTTCGCCAACTTTGGACCCAATGCTACAACCTTCGTTGTGCCGGCCGAAATCTTCCCAGCCAGGTTCAGATCAACCTGCCACGGTATCTCTGCAGCATCAGGAAAATTAGGAGCAATGGTTGGTGCGTTCGGGTTCTTGTACTTGGCTCAGAACCCAGACAAGGACAAGACCGACGCAGGATACCCTCCAGGGATTGGGGTCAGGAACTCGCTTATTGTGTTGGGTGTAGTTAACTTCTTAGGTATCCTCTTCACTTTCTTGGTACCTGAATCTAAAGGTAAGTCACTCGAGGAAATGTCCGGTGAAAATGAAGACAATGAGAATAGCAACAATGATAGTAGAACGGTCCCAATAGTTTAG
- the ERO2 gene encoding endoplasmic reticulum oxidoreductins 2 (endoplasmic reticulum oxidoreductins 2 (ERO2); FUNCTIONS IN: FAD binding, oxidoreductase activity, acting on sulfur group of donors, disulfide as acceptor; INVOLVED IN: oxidation reduction, protein thiol-disulfide exchange; LOCATED IN: endoplasmic reticulum; EXPRESSED IN: 17 plant structures; EXPRESSED DURING: 7 growth stages; CONTAINS InterPro DOMAIN/s: Endoplasmic reticulum oxidoreductin 1 (InterPro:IPR007266); BEST Arabidopsis thaliana protein match is: endoplasmic reticulum oxidoreductins 1 (TAIR:AT1G72280.1); Has 35333 Blast hits to 34131 proteins in 2444 species: Archae - 798; Bacteria - 22429; Metazoa - 974; Fungi - 991; Plants - 531; Viruses - 0; Other Eukaryotes - 9610 (source: NCBI BLink).) → MAETDVGSVKGKEKGSGKRWILLIGAIAAVLLAVVVAVFLNTQNSSISEFTGKICNCRQAEQQKYIGIVEDCCCDYETVNRLNTEVLNPLLQDLVKTPFYRYFKVKLWCDCPFWPDDGMCRLRDCSVCECPESEFPEVFKKPLSQYNPVCQEGKPQATVDRTLDTRAFRGWTVTDNPWTSDDETDNDEMTYVNLRLNPERYTGYIGPSARRIWEAIYSENCPKHTSEGSCQEEKILYKLVSGLHSSISVHIASDYLLDEATNLWGQNLTLLYDRVLRYPDRVQNLYFTFLFVLRAVTKVKDYLGEAEYETGNVIEDLKTKSLVKQVVSDPKTKAACPVPFDEAKLWKGQRGPELKQQLEKQFRNISAIMDCVGCEKCRLWGKLQILGLGTALKILFTVNGEDNLPIFVVLFQLELQRNEVIALMNLLHRLSESVKYVHDMSPAAERIAGGHASSGNSFWQRIVTSIAQSKGKKALKNL, encoded by the exons ATGGCGGAGACGGACGTCGGAAGTGTGAAGGGGAAGGAGAAAGGATCGGGAAAGCGCTGGATTTTGCTGATCGGAGCTATAGCTGCCGTTCTGTTAGCCGTCGTGGTCGCTGTGTTTTTGAATACTCAGAATTCGTCGATTTCTGAATTTACCGGAAAAATATGCAATTGCCGTCAG gCTGAGCAGCAGAAGTACATTGGGATAGTTGAAGATTGTTGTTGTGATTATGAAACTGTGAATCGGCTAAACACGGAAGTGTTGAATCCATTGCTTCAGGACCTTGTTAAGACACCATTTTACAGATATTTCAAG GTTAAACTGTGGTGTGATTGCCCGTTTTGGCCTGATGATGGCATGTGCCGGTTAAGAGACTGCAGTGTTTGTGAATGTCCTGAAAGCGAGTTCCCTGAAGTATTTAAGAAGCCATTAAGTCAATACAATCCTGTTTGTCAAGAGGGGAAACCGCAAGCTACTGTTGATCGTACCTTGGATACTAGAGCTTTTAGGGGTTGGACAGTCACAGACAATCCCTGGACCAGTGATGATGAAACTGACAATG ATGAAATGACATATGTTAATCTTCGGCTTAATCCTGAACGGTACACTGGCTATATTGGCCCATCAGCTAGAAGGATATGGGAAGCTATATACTCTGAGAACTGTCCCAAAC ATACATCTGAAGGATCTTGCcaagaagagaagatcttGTACAAATTGGTTTCTGGTCTTCACTCATCCATTTCAGTTCATATCGCTTCAGATTATTTACTTGATGAAGCTACAAACTTG tGGGGTCAAAACCTGACGTTGTTGTATGATCGTGTGTTAAGATACCCAGACCGCGTTCAGAACCTATACTTCACATTTTTGTTCGTTCTTAGAGCAGTAACAAAGGTCA AAGATTACTTGGGAGAGGCTGAATATGAGACTGGTAATGTGATTGAGGACTTGAAGACCAAATCTCTGGTGAAGCAAGTAGTTAGTGACCCCAAAACTAAAGCAGCTTGTCCAGTACCATTTGATGAAGCAAAGCTCTGGAAAGGCCAACGTGGACCAGAACTGAAGCAacaattagaaaaacaattcagAAACATAAG TGCAATAATGGACTGTGTAGGCTGTGAGAAATGCCGTCTATGGGGAAAGCTTCAGATTCTCGGTCTCGGTACTGCATTGAAAATTCTATTCACTGTCAATGGTGAAGACAATTTGC caatctttgttgttttgtttcagctCGAATTGCAAAGGAACGAAGTGATTGCGCTGATGAATCTTCTCCACCGATTATCTGAATCCGTGAAGTATGTTCATGACATGAGTCCTGCGGCCGAGAGAATCGCAGGTGGACATGCCTCTTCAGGGAACAGCTTTTGGCAAAGAATAGTGACATCTATAGCGCAATCAAAAGGTAAGAAAGCATTAAAGAATTTGTAG
- the ERO2 gene encoding endoplasmic reticulum oxidoreductins 2 (endoplasmic reticulum oxidoreductins 2 (ERO2); FUNCTIONS IN: FAD binding, oxidoreductase activity, acting on sulfur group of donors, disulfide as acceptor; INVOLVED IN: oxidation reduction, protein thiol-disulfide exchange; LOCATED IN: endoplasmic reticulum; EXPRESSED IN: 17 plant structures; EXPRESSED DURING: 7 growth stages; CONTAINS InterPro DOMAIN/s: Endoplasmic reticulum oxidoreductin 1 (InterPro:IPR007266); BEST Arabidopsis thaliana protein match is: endoplasmic reticulum oxidoreductins 1 (TAIR:AT1G72280.1); Has 35333 Blast hits to 34131 proteins in 2444 species: Archae - 798; Bacteria - 22429; Metazoa - 974; Fungi - 991; Plants - 531; Viruses - 0; Other Eukaryotes - 9610 (source: NCBI BLink).): MAETDVGSVKGKEKGSGKRWILLIGAIAAVLLAVVVAVFLNTQNSSISEFTGKICNCRQAEQQKYIGIVEDCCCDYETVNRLNTEVLNPLLQDLVKTPFYRYFKVKLWCDCPFWPDDGMCRLRDCSVCECPESEFPEVFKKPLSQYNPVCQEGKPQATVDRTLDTRAFRGWTVTDNPWTSDDETDNDEMTYVNLRLNPERYTGYIGPSARRIWEAIYSENCPKHTSEGSCQEEKILYKLVSGLHSSISVHIASDYLLDEATNLWGQNLTLLYDRVLRYPDRVQNLYFTFLFVLRAVTKAEDYLGEAEYETGNVIEDLKTKSLVKQVVSDPKTKAACPVPFDEAKLWKGQRGPELKQQLEKQFRNISAIMDCVGCEKCRLWGKLQILGLGTALKILFTVNGEDNLRHNLELQRNEVIALMNLLHRLSESVKYVHDMSPAAERIAGGHASSGNSFWQRIVTSIAQSKAVSGKRS, from the exons ATGGCGGAGACGGACGTCGGAAGTGTGAAGGGGAAGGAGAAAGGATCGGGAAAGCGCTGGATTTTGCTGATCGGAGCTATAGCTGCCGTTCTGTTAGCCGTCGTGGTCGCTGTGTTTTTGAATACTCAGAATTCGTCGATTTCTGAATTTACCGGAAAAATATGCAATTGCCGTCAG gCTGAGCAGCAGAAGTACATTGGGATAGTTGAAGATTGTTGTTGTGATTATGAAACTGTGAATCGGCTAAACACGGAAGTGTTGAATCCATTGCTTCAGGACCTTGTTAAGACACCATTTTACAGATATTTCAAG GTTAAACTGTGGTGTGATTGCCCGTTTTGGCCTGATGATGGCATGTGCCGGTTAAGAGACTGCAGTGTTTGTGAATGTCCTGAAAGCGAGTTCCCTGAAGTATTTAAGAAGCCATTAAGTCAATACAATCCTGTTTGTCAAGAGGGGAAACCGCAAGCTACTGTTGATCGTACCTTGGATACTAGAGCTTTTAGGGGTTGGACAGTCACAGACAATCCCTGGACCAGTGATGATGAAACTGACAATG ATGAAATGACATATGTTAATCTTCGGCTTAATCCTGAACGGTACACTGGCTATATTGGCCCATCAGCTAGAAGGATATGGGAAGCTATATACTCTGAGAACTGTCCCAAAC ATACATCTGAAGGATCTTGCcaagaagagaagatcttGTACAAATTGGTTTCTGGTCTTCACTCATCCATTTCAGTTCATATCGCTTCAGATTATTTACTTGATGAAGCTACAAACTTG tGGGGTCAAAACCTGACGTTGTTGTATGATCGTGTGTTAAGATACCCAGACCGCGTTCAGAACCTATACTTCACATTTTTGTTCGTTCTTAGAGCAGTAACAAAG GCAGAAGATTACTTGGGAGAGGCTGAATATGAGACTGGTAATGTGATTGAGGACTTGAAGACCAAATCTCTGGTGAAGCAAGTAGTTAGTGACCCCAAAACTAAAGCAGCTTGTCCAGTACCATTTGATGAAGCAAAGCTCTGGAAAGGCCAACGTGGACCAGAACTGAAGCAacaattagaaaaacaattcagAAACATAAG TGCAATAATGGACTGTGTAGGCTGTGAGAAATGCCGTCTATGGGGAAAGCTTCAGATTCTCGGTCTCGGTACTGCATTGAAAATTCTATTCACTGTCAATGGTGAAGACAATTTGCGTCATAAT ctCGAATTGCAAAGGAACGAAGTGATTGCGCTGATGAATCTTCTCCACCGATTATCTGAATCCGTGAAGTATGTTCATGACATGAGTCCTGCGGCCGAGAGAATCGCAGGTGGACATGCCTCTTCAGGGAACAGCTTTTGGCAAAGAATAGTGACATCTATAGCGCAATCAAAAG CTGTATCTGGGAAGAGAAGCTAG